The following proteins come from a genomic window of Alkaliphilus flagellatus:
- a CDS encoding ABC transporter permease, with product MHFTPGDPARIMLGESAPVEDVLKLRDEMGLDDPFLIQYGRYVKRAVVNQDIGRSYATNRSVANEIMTRFPATLKLAAIGVLVAVAIGIPVGIISATRQYTLFDQVSMVLALLGVSMPNFWQGLMLILLFSVNLGWLPASGFTSLKHMILPAITLGTSSAATITRMTRSSMLEVVRQDYIRTARAKGQVESIIINRHALKNALIPIITVIGLQFGSLLGGAVLTESIYSIPGVGRLMVDSIKSRDFPVVQGGVLFIAITFSIINLFVDILYAFVDPRIKS from the coding sequence TAATGCATTTTACACCTGGTGATCCTGCAAGAATTATGCTTGGTGAGTCAGCACCAGTAGAAGATGTTTTAAAATTAAGAGACGAAATGGGGTTAGATGATCCTTTCCTTATCCAATATGGTAGATATGTTAAGAGGGCTGTAGTTAATCAAGATATAGGTCGTTCCTATGCAACTAATAGATCTGTAGCTAATGAGATTATGACAAGATTCCCAGCTACTTTAAAGCTTGCAGCAATAGGGGTATTAGTTGCAGTAGCAATTGGTATTCCAGTAGGAATTATTTCTGCAACAAGACAATACACCTTATTCGATCAAGTAAGTATGGTATTAGCTTTATTAGGAGTTTCTATGCCTAACTTCTGGCAAGGACTAATGCTTATTCTCTTATTCTCAGTAAATCTAGGTTGGCTTCCAGCATCAGGCTTTACTAGTCTAAAGCATATGATACTACCTGCCATAACTCTAGGTACAAGCTCTGCAGCAACTATTACTCGTATGACAAGATCTAGTATGCTTGAAGTAGTACGTCAAGATTATATTAGAACTGCGAGAGCAAAAGGGCAAGTAGAATCTATTATAATAAATAGACATGCCCTTAAAAATGCACTTATTCCAATTATTACAGTTATTGGTCTACAGTTCGGAAGTTTACTAGGTGGGGCGGTATTAACTGAATCTATCTATTCAATTCCAGGAGTAGGACGTCTAATGGTAGACTCTATTAAATCTAGAGACTTCCCAGTTGTACAAGGTGGAGTATTATTTATAGCTATTACTTTCAGTATTATAAACCTATTTGTAGATATTCTATATGCCTTTGTAGATCCAAGAATTAAGTC